From the genome of Colwellia psychrerythraea 34H, one region includes:
- a CDS encoding nuclear transport factor 2 family protein: MSTEKNKLVINRFLERFSANDVEGVLSLLNNAAIWRVMGREGGLPLSGEMDKIAVADLMNTVNNIFPKGMTLTPSGWTASGDRVAAEVESYGQKSDGTIYNNMYHFLFEIKDEQIITIREYMDTLHVKSVFIDN, from the coding sequence CTTGAACGATTTTCGGCTAATGATGTGGAAGGTGTACTATCTCTGCTAAATAACGCTGCCATCTGGAGAGTCATGGGTCGAGAAGGTGGTTTACCTCTTTCAGGCGAAATGGACAAAATTGCTGTCGCTGATTTGATGAATACGGTCAATAATATATTCCCAAAAGGTATGACACTAACGCCTTCAGGATGGACAGCTAGCGGAGATCGCGTTGCTGCTGAGGTTGAATCCTATGGTCAAAAATCTGATGGGACTATTTACAATAACATGTACCATTTTTTGTTTGAAATTAAGGATGAACAAATCATAACTATTAGAGAGTATATGGATACATTACACGTAAAATCGGTTTTTATTGATAACTAA
- a CDS encoding LysR family transcriptional regulator yields MNIEHLKLFLRLAATNNISQAGNDLGLSPAVASAHINKLEQGLGIRLVHRTTRKVSLTEEGETFLPHAEEVISSIETARASVGVGQASPKGRLRITAPASFGRMHIVSAMKGFLSLYPDIQVDIRLTDNIVDLVEGGFDIAIRDAELKDSTLIARKLSPDKRIICVSPDYLKKFGEPNSPQDLRDHQCVILNGLETWVFDTPAGHINIKPKGNFRTDNGEAMRDACVDGLGIAMNATWSVYRHLQSGELVQILKEYPLISNAAIWAVYPSSRLLAPKVRAFIDYLSEQYGRYPYWDESLNK; encoded by the coding sequence ATGAATATAGAACACCTAAAGCTCTTTTTACGACTGGCCGCCACTAATAACATCAGCCAAGCTGGAAATGATTTAGGGCTATCACCTGCGGTAGCAAGTGCACATATTAACAAACTCGAACAAGGACTAGGCATCCGTTTGGTGCACCGTACCACTCGAAAAGTATCATTAACAGAAGAAGGTGAAACCTTTCTCCCACACGCTGAAGAAGTAATTTCTAGCATTGAAACCGCTCGAGCATCTGTTGGTGTAGGGCAAGCCTCTCCAAAAGGAAGGTTACGCATCACGGCCCCTGCTTCCTTTGGCCGAATGCATATTGTCTCAGCAATGAAGGGATTTTTATCCCTGTATCCTGACATACAAGTCGATATCCGCCTAACAGATAACATAGTTGACTTAGTTGAAGGTGGTTTTGATATCGCTATTCGTGATGCTGAGCTTAAAGATTCAACATTAATAGCCCGCAAGCTATCACCGGATAAACGTATTATTTGTGTCTCTCCTGATTACCTTAAAAAATTTGGCGAGCCTAATTCGCCACAAGATCTACGCGATCATCAGTGTGTAATTTTAAATGGCCTTGAAACGTGGGTATTTGATACCCCTGCAGGTCATATAAATATTAAACCAAAAGGCAATTTTAGAACCGATAATGGTGAAGCCATGCGAGATGCGTGCGTTGATGGTTTAGGGATCGCTATGAATGCCACATGGAGCGTCTATCGTCATTTACAATCAGGGGAACTGGTTCAAATTCTTAAAGAATATCCTCTGATTTCTAATGCTGCTATCTGGGCGGTTTATCCCAGTTCACGTTTATTAGCGCCTAAAGTAAGAGCTTTTATAGACTATTTATCCGAACAATATGGCAGATATCCTTATTGGGATGAATCGCTAAACAAATAA
- a CDS encoding translocation/assembly module TamB domain-containing protein, whose amino-acid sequence MMWRRISLVVSKYLAISLCFITVLVTTPWGTNITLTLLNNFDGVTFDYNSGALVRDVRLNSFQLQLANLDIRVNGLSTEINFACVWNKTLCIKSAKADYFSLRYLSDDEGDEQVSSVNNTASQLFVMPFSINADSVELKKSLIVINDTEITIEQFITQLSISKSEFNFLQPRAKQLTLLLVGEEQTTPVNNQSTTSLVNNTFTKLPEINLPIALNIEQLQLDSLAVDTLTVNTKAQPEHAQATSIDNHQARNSLWLSNNNHLSATWINTDVSISQFKTTTSAFSINQLTAEAKLLPPYQLTTHLESQLHKVAWWSEIDDSTQQLSIQGSFEDLTFDVISEGNLALKSQGKINFIDEAMPFNLTIDAQQIPTPLSLTEYGEYSSLLLSLSGDVKQQTMDLASQIKGYGYNNAQLKLKASYQKNRATIDQFIFNDEDSESQVYLTGDIGLLADDISWQLSAQSTGFTLPEINIPALSELGTSEEQVAMLTKTLPDLITGRLQGSINSHGAWSKKAWSVSLSDTDISGNINALDLTIKADIGLNQLGNLQPGKLLIDFNNSALTLQASDSDFWDIKGKLTVDNINQWHQEIHGSFTSDFSVTGAQDNPTVNLQSQLNQLNWQQWYSDSLAIKANYQPMSGHDIQLTVKNDYLDWVNESTRYRIKNILFDITGNASNHQINAQWLGDFAGKLALSGHWDDEFTLWQSTIEQSALTYKNITLKNNKDFDVNVDLAKQESMVASHCWQGEGFGLCLPHQVNLGNVGDVALKMNIDLAVIDELFLPKDTEIISEIDGDIQINWSTQQAISAKARFTMSPGYLKVSDDFGEHVLSQWSQGLFALTVDEKQLTSKLALIATNNLPLVDITSSIDFIDDSFTDNNLVSNPKADYSFTDSTVNAQISLNQINLLPFQGILTDVITLEGKVTADISVDGTLGSPLFNGDIALTKGKFRLLQNANTLENISSSVMINNNQATMDADFYLADKLAKVQGNMSWQNSLSMNLDLTGYALPLVFPPQLVMSISPTLNFSLVEKALTISGNIDVVDGTFNIEKLPQSSVSLSDDVIILDQYGKAVVKETSGFDIKTDISVNIKPAFEVSGQGLSSHLSGQLKISQQEKNPFQLFGNIQSSDGTFQAYGQKLKIEKGEFTFNGPMDNPYFNLRASRHIKSEDIDVGIRVTGLANTLNMELFSTPTMEMPEILSYLVRGRGLDAGAEKSTVAASLLVGFGATNSAGLFDQIEKIPLISNIAVDTEGEGDQIQATVSGYVGNRVYLKYGIGVYEPINELTVRMFILNRFWLEIVSGIEQSTDLYYSFYID is encoded by the coding sequence ATGATGTGGCGCAGAATTAGTTTGGTTGTATCTAAGTATTTGGCAATATCACTTTGCTTTATCACCGTACTCGTTACGACTCCTTGGGGCACAAATATCACCTTAACATTACTCAATAATTTTGATGGTGTTACCTTTGACTATAACAGCGGAGCTTTAGTTCGAGATGTACGATTAAACTCATTTCAGTTGCAGTTAGCAAATCTTGATATTAGGGTAAATGGCTTATCAACTGAGATTAACTTTGCTTGTGTCTGGAATAAAACCTTATGTATTAAATCAGCAAAAGCTGACTATTTCTCTTTACGTTACTTGTCTGACGATGAGGGTGATGAGCAAGTTTCATCAGTAAATAATACCGCATCTCAACTTTTTGTAATGCCCTTTTCAATTAACGCTGATTCAGTTGAGCTTAAAAAAAGTCTGATAGTTATCAATGATACCGAGATCACAATTGAGCAATTTATTACACAATTGTCGATCAGTAAAAGTGAGTTTAACTTCTTACAACCCAGAGCAAAGCAGTTGACGTTATTACTCGTTGGAGAAGAACAAACAACGCCTGTTAACAACCAGAGCACAACTTCGTTAGTCAATAATACTTTTACTAAGTTACCAGAAATTAACCTGCCTATTGCGCTGAACATTGAGCAATTACAACTCGATAGTTTGGCTGTAGACACTTTGACTGTTAACACTAAGGCTCAGCCAGAACATGCTCAAGCTACTTCAATAGACAATCACCAAGCAAGAAATTCACTGTGGCTTTCAAACAATAATCATCTAAGCGCTACTTGGATTAATACCGATGTCAGTATCAGCCAATTTAAAACCACCACATCAGCGTTCTCTATCAACCAATTAACTGCTGAGGCAAAGCTACTACCTCCCTACCAGCTTACAACTCACTTAGAAAGCCAACTACACAAGGTGGCATGGTGGTCAGAAATTGATGACAGTACTCAACAATTATCAATACAAGGCTCATTTGAAGATTTAACATTTGATGTGATCAGCGAAGGTAACTTAGCGCTTAAAAGCCAAGGTAAAATTAACTTCATTGATGAAGCCATGCCCTTTAACCTAACCATAGACGCTCAACAAATTCCAACGCCTTTATCATTAACTGAGTATGGTGAGTATTCCTCATTATTGTTATCTCTCTCAGGCGATGTAAAACAACAAACGATGGATTTAGCCAGTCAGATTAAAGGTTATGGCTATAATAATGCACAGCTGAAACTCAAAGCCAGTTATCAGAAAAACCGCGCTACTATTGACCAGTTTATTTTTAACGATGAAGACTCAGAAAGCCAAGTATATTTAACGGGTGATATAGGCTTATTAGCTGACGATATTAGTTGGCAGTTATCTGCTCAATCAACCGGTTTTACCTTGCCCGAAATAAACATACCGGCGCTATCAGAGTTAGGCACCAGTGAAGAACAAGTTGCGATGTTAACAAAAACACTGCCTGATTTAATTACCGGTAGATTGCAAGGAAGCATCAACAGTCATGGTGCATGGTCAAAAAAAGCATGGTCTGTCTCGCTAAGCGATACCGACATTTCAGGAAATATAAATGCACTAGACCTAACGATAAAAGCAGATATTGGTTTAAATCAATTAGGTAATCTACAACCAGGTAAACTGCTGATCGACTTCAATAATAGTGCCTTAACACTGCAAGCCTCGGATAGTGACTTTTGGGATATTAAAGGAAAGTTAACAGTAGATAATATTAATCAATGGCATCAAGAGATACACGGCAGTTTTACCAGTGATTTTTCAGTTACCGGAGCGCAAGACAATCCTACTGTTAACCTACAAAGTCAATTAAACCAGTTAAATTGGCAACAATGGTATAGTGATTCGTTAGCTATTAAGGCGAACTATCAACCAATGAGTGGTCACGACATTCAATTAACAGTAAAGAATGACTATTTGGATTGGGTGAACGAATCTACGCGTTATCGCATTAAAAATATCCTATTTGATATAACAGGCAACGCGAGTAATCATCAAATAAACGCTCAGTGGTTAGGTGATTTTGCTGGCAAACTTGCCCTGTCTGGTCATTGGGATGATGAATTTACTTTATGGCAGAGTACTATTGAGCAAAGTGCATTAACCTATAAGAATATTACCCTTAAAAATAATAAAGACTTCGATGTTAATGTCGATTTAGCCAAACAAGAAAGCATGGTAGCGAGTCATTGCTGGCAAGGTGAAGGGTTTGGTCTTTGTTTGCCCCATCAAGTGAATCTCGGTAATGTTGGTGATGTTGCCCTTAAAATGAATATTGACCTTGCTGTCATTGACGAATTATTTTTACCTAAAGACACTGAGATCATTAGTGAAATTGACGGTGATATTCAGATAAATTGGTCTACCCAGCAAGCTATCTCAGCAAAGGCGCGCTTTACGATGTCGCCGGGTTATTTAAAAGTGAGTGATGATTTTGGCGAGCATGTGCTGTCACAGTGGTCGCAAGGTTTGTTTGCTTTGACTGTTGATGAAAAGCAATTAACGAGCAAGTTAGCGCTAATAGCGACTAATAACCTTCCCTTGGTAGATATCACTTCAAGCATTGACTTTATTGATGATAGTTTTACTGATAATAACTTAGTGAGTAACCCTAAAGCCGACTATTCTTTTACTGATTCCACGGTAAATGCACAAATATCATTAAATCAAATAAACTTATTACCTTTCCAAGGCATTTTAACAGATGTAATTACTTTAGAAGGTAAAGTAACAGCGGATATATCCGTTGATGGCACTCTCGGCTCTCCTTTGTTTAATGGTGACATAGCATTAACTAAAGGTAAATTTCGATTGCTGCAAAATGCCAATACCTTAGAAAACATATCCTCTTCAGTCATGATTAATAATAATCAAGCGACAATGGACGCTGACTTTTATCTCGCCGATAAACTGGCAAAAGTACAAGGAAATATGTCATGGCAAAACAGTTTGTCGATGAACTTAGATTTAACAGGCTACGCGTTGCCGTTAGTTTTCCCTCCACAATTAGTGATGAGCATTTCGCCCACGTTGAATTTTTCACTGGTAGAAAAAGCATTAACCATAAGTGGCAATATTGACGTGGTAGACGGCACGTTTAATATCGAGAAACTACCTCAAAGCAGCGTTTCATTGAGTGATGATGTCATCATTCTTGACCAATATGGCAAAGCTGTTGTTAAAGAAACTTCTGGTTTTGATATAAAAACCGACATTAGCGTAAATATAAAACCCGCTTTTGAAGTATCCGGACAAGGATTATCAAGCCATTTATCTGGCCAATTGAAAATTAGCCAACAAGAGAAAAACCCATTCCAGTTATTTGGCAATATACAATCGTCTGATGGTACTTTTCAAGCATACGGGCAAAAACTTAAAATAGAAAAGGGAGAGTTCACCTTCAACGGACCAATGGATAATCCTTACTTTAATCTCCGTGCAAGTAGACATATTAAATCTGAAGATATTGATGTCGGCATTCGGGTAACCGGATTAGCCAATACATTAAATATGGAACTTTTCTCAACCCCGACAATGGAAATGCCTGAAATTTTATCTTATCTAGTCAGAGGAAGAGGCTTAGATGCAGGGGCAGAAAAAAGCACCGTTGCAGCCAGTTTGTTGGTCGGCTTTGGGGCTACCAATAGCGCTGGATTATTTGACCAAATCGAAAAAATACCACTGATTAGTAATATCGCAGTGGATACTGAAGGTGAAGGCGATCAAATTCAAGCAACGGTTAGTGGTTATGTCGGCAACAGAGTTTATTTGAAGTATGGTATTGGCGTATATGAACCCATTAATGAACTTACGGTGAGAATGTTCATTTTAAATCGATTTTGGTTAGAAATTGTCAGTGGTATTGAGCAATCGACAGATCTTTATTACTCGTTCTACATTGATTAA